Proteins encoded within one genomic window of Glaciimonas sp. PCH181:
- a CDS encoding IS66 family transposase zinc-finger binding domain-containing protein — MSTPPHLPDDISALKAMITDRDAVIALHGETVAQLQDALSSHRIEIEHLKLFIAKLKRLQFGRKSEKLDRQIEQLELRLEDLQTEESDVASAAPATKPVRPKIPRKPLPPHLPRDEKIYTPEHAACPDCGGDLRHLGSDVAEQLEFVPASFRVIRHVRPKLACTCCDCIVQAPAPSRPIARGLAGPGLLAHILVSKFADHLPLYRQSVIYAREGVELDRGLLADWVGAASSL; from the coding sequence ATGTCAACGCCGCCCCACCTTCCCGACGATATCAGCGCTTTAAAAGCGATGATTACCGATCGTGATGCGGTCATTGCGTTGCACGGGGAAACGGTGGCGCAGCTACAGGACGCACTGTCCTCACATCGCATCGAAATCGAACACCTCAAGCTCTTCATCGCCAAACTCAAACGGCTGCAGTTCGGCCGCAAATCCGAGAAGCTGGACCGGCAAATTGAACAACTCGAATTACGGTTAGAAGATTTGCAGACAGAAGAAAGTGACGTTGCCAGCGCTGCCCCGGCAACGAAGCCAGTGCGTCCGAAGATACCACGCAAACCGCTACCGCCCCATTTGCCCCGGGACGAGAAGATCTATACGCCAGAGCATGCCGCCTGCCCCGATTGCGGTGGCGATTTGCGTCATCTCGGCAGTGACGTTGCCGAGCAACTTGAATTCGTCCCGGCCAGCTTTCGGGTCATCCGGCATGTGCGTCCCAAACTCGCTTGCACCTGCTGCGACTGCATCGTCCAGGCGCCGGCACCCAGCCGTCCGATTGCACGCGGTCTGGCGGGGCCCGGATTACTCGCCCATATTCTGGTGAGCAAGTTCGCTGATCATCTTCCGCTCTACCGGCAATCGGTCATCTATGCCCGGGAAGGTGTGGAACTGGATCGGGGATTATTGGCAGACTGGGTCGGTGCTGCCAGCAGCCTG
- the tnpB gene encoding IS66 family insertion sequence element accessory protein TnpB (TnpB, as the term is used for proteins encoded by IS66 family insertion elements, is considered an accessory protein, since TnpC, encoded by a neighboring gene, is a DDE family transposase.), translating into MIGLPAGTRIWIAAGVTDMRCGFNGLAAKVQTALADDPFSGHVFVFRGRRGDILKILWWTGDGLCLLAKRLERGRFIWPQASEGAVCLSQAQLSMLLEGIDWRRPERTQRPLSGL; encoded by the coding sequence ATGATCGGTTTGCCAGCAGGAACGCGGATCTGGATCGCAGCAGGCGTGACCGATATGCGTTGCGGTTTTAATGGGTTGGCAGCCAAGGTGCAAACGGCATTGGCCGATGACCCGTTTAGCGGTCACGTCTTCGTGTTTCGTGGCCGACGTGGCGATATTTTGAAGATCTTGTGGTGGACCGGCGACGGGCTGTGTCTGCTGGCCAAACGGCTGGAACGCGGCCGCTTCATCTGGCCGCAGGCAAGCGAAGGCGCGGTTTGTCTGTCGCAAGCGCAACTGTCAATGTTGCTGGAAGGGATCGATTGGCGACGTCCCGAGCGCACGCAACGGCCCCTGTCAGGCTTGTAA
- a CDS encoding transposase, protein MDTNIESVTPSKRSGYRQHSIDFKRMVVEQSLMAGASVSRVARAHDVNANQVFTWRKLFRAGAYEIASGKSVKLLPVVLGDPRQPSPAKPVFTTAVTPTGVMVLEIGKARLRVEGVVDPSMLSMVLARLLA, encoded by the coding sequence ATGGACACAAATATTGAGTCGGTTACTCCCTCTAAGCGCAGTGGTTATCGGCAACATTCGATTGATTTCAAACGCATGGTGGTCGAACAATCCTTGATGGCTGGGGCCTCGGTGTCGCGGGTGGCGCGGGCCCACGATGTGAATGCGAACCAGGTATTTACCTGGCGTAAATTGTTTCGTGCAGGAGCCTATGAGATTGCCTCAGGCAAGTCCGTCAAATTGCTGCCAGTAGTTCTTGGCGACCCTCGGCAACCATCCCCTGCCAAGCCAGTCTTCACCACGGCCGTTACACCGACCGGCGTGATGGTCCTGGAAATAGGTAAGGCGCGACTTCGAGTCGAGGGCGTGGTGGATCCGTCTATGCTTTCCATGGTGCTGGCCCGGTTGCTGGCATGA
- a CDS encoding enoyl-CoA hydratase, with protein sequence MSYEAILIETQGKVGLIRLNRPKALNALNDQLMTELGEALTTFDADEQIGCIIITGSEKAFAAGADIGAMAGYSYMDAFKGDYITRNWEEIRRIRKPVIAAVAGFALGGGCELAMMCDFIIAADNAKFGQPEIKLGVIPGAGGTQRLPRAISKAKAMDMCLTARMMDAVEAERAGLVSRIVPLDQLMAESLAAATVIANMSLPAVMMIKESVNRAYETTLAEGIQFERRMFHSTFATEDQKEGMQAFLEKRAPVFKNV encoded by the coding sequence ATGTCATACGAAGCTATTCTGATTGAAACGCAAGGAAAAGTCGGTCTTATCCGTTTGAATCGTCCTAAGGCGCTGAATGCTTTAAATGATCAGTTGATGACTGAGTTAGGCGAGGCGCTAACCACGTTCGATGCTGATGAGCAGATTGGTTGCATCATCATTACCGGCAGTGAAAAAGCTTTTGCCGCGGGCGCGGATATCGGTGCGATGGCAGGCTACTCTTATATGGACGCGTTTAAGGGCGATTACATTACCCGCAACTGGGAAGAAATCCGTCGCATCCGTAAGCCCGTCATCGCTGCAGTCGCGGGCTTCGCTTTAGGTGGTGGCTGTGAGTTGGCAATGATGTGTGATTTCATCATTGCGGCAGACAACGCGAAATTTGGTCAGCCTGAAATTAAGCTGGGCGTGATTCCCGGCGCTGGCGGCACGCAGCGTCTGCCGCGCGCGATATCGAAAGCCAAGGCGATGGATATGTGTCTGACTGCACGCATGATGGATGCGGTTGAGGCGGAGCGTGCAGGATTGGTATCGCGAATAGTGCCATTGGATCAGTTAATGGCCGAGTCGCTGGCAGCCGCTACCGTTATCGCTAATATGTCGTTGCCCGCAGTGATGATGATTAAAGAGTCGGTGAATCGCGCTTACGAAACTACCTTGGCTGAAGGCATTCAATTTGAGCGCCGGATGTTCCACAGTACCTTCGCGACCGAAGATCAAAAAGAAGGAATGCAGGCGTTTTTAGAGAAGCGTGCACCTGTCTTTAAAAATGTTTAA
- a CDS encoding universal stress protein encodes MFKTILVPTDGSTLSDKAITAAIEFAKFCNGKVIGLSVAEPYPFSPMAESTMAADPGTYEENMLALAQLHVQKVADAAKAAGVECEILTAQAFNPDEEIINVAEKHGCDVIFMASHGRSGLSRLFLGSKTQRVLAHSTIPVLVLR; translated from the coding sequence ATGTTCAAAACAATATTGGTACCAACCGACGGTTCAACGTTGTCAGATAAGGCAATTACGGCCGCGATTGAATTTGCTAAGTTTTGCAACGGCAAGGTGATCGGTTTGTCAGTGGCAGAACCATATCCATTCTCACCGATGGCAGAAAGCACTATGGCCGCGGACCCGGGCACTTATGAAGAGAATATGTTGGCGTTGGCGCAATTACACGTGCAAAAAGTTGCAGATGCGGCAAAGGCAGCTGGCGTGGAGTGCGAAATCCTTACCGCTCAGGCGTTTAATCCAGACGAAGAGATCATTAACGTCGCCGAAAAACACGGCTGTGACGTCATTTTTATGGCATCACACGGTCGAAGTGGGCTAAGCAGACTGTTTTTGGGGAGTAAAACGCAGAGAGTGCTGGCCCATTCCACTATTCCGGTATTGGTCTTACGATAA